Within the Macadamia integrifolia cultivar HAES 741 unplaced genomic scaffold, SCU_Mint_v3 scaffold1016, whole genome shotgun sequence genome, the region TTCACCAAGGATTTGCTCAAAGGGCTCTGGTTCTGTATTCCTTTTTCATTAaaaggtcatttgtattaaagaagaaaaataaataaataaataaataaataagaagactGGTAAAGCATACCATATACATTAATACAAAATAGATAATCCCCACCTTTGGCGAGGCCATCAGTGAGGAAAAAagcctaaatatatatatatatatatatatatatatgttcctTGAGAAACTAAATCTCGGAAACACATGCACCTCTAATCCAAAAAAGATCGCGAAGCAATTCACTTTTGCAATGACCTAGGAGTATTCGTCTTACATAATGGTTGTATTTTGCTTAGGATGATCTGAgaactttctcttctttttttttttttttttttccttttcttttaagtttcagTTTCAGGTTGATCTACATAATTAGTGTTGACCATTGAAAACCTAACACATGGGCATATGTGTTGCACCATGTCATAGGGGATATATCATGCTCTTCTTAATATAAAGTTTCGACTGCAAATGAATGGAGGATGTGACTCAAAGTTGATATCAAAGCTTCCAAATCTATAAATAGCCCGTAATTATGTACGCAATCTTAACCCACTTTAATTATGTAAGCAATCTTAACCCACTTTGCGATAAGACTTTTTCTAACTCGAACCGGCAACAACTAGGCCGTAATGGATGAACCTTATCGTTGCTTTGAGGTATACCTTAGAATTGATTAATGTGTATGACTATTTTTGCTTCTCTAAATTGGTGCTTCTCTAAATTGGCAACAAGGCTCAACCTTAAAAGTTAATTGTTGCAACGAGTCCACTAGTAAGATTTTTTATCTTCACCATTCTTCAGCTCTTCAAGTGCAATGCAATCACAAATCCGTAAGTAACGTCACTGAACTTTCTCTCCTCTGTAGAGAAGAGGAACCTCAACACCACACCCATCAAAACAAGACAAAACAAAAAGCAATATGATCCCCCTACTCAGGTTCAACAACATTCATCTactgtaaaaaagaaaagagagagcgCACATAACAATACCAAagatgaaatcctaaatttcttcatttttttttttcttttgaatatttAAAGGTTTCGTTCGCATGAGGTACCACATCCCGCAGGAACATGGGTATAAACAAGAGATGCTAGAAGAATAAACAGAATGGAACAGGTTCCTCATAGGTATTGTTCAGTTACTTTCtggaagaaaatataaaataaaataaaataaaaacccaaaaacagcTTCAAGTATGTGCATGTTTGTGAGCATTCCAATACATGTGTGTGTGGCCACACAATACAAAATCAATGCTAGTCAATGGAGGAATATGAAGAAATGGTATGATCCTCTATGTTCATCATCTTGTCAGCATACCACTTGGAAAAGCCTTCTTCAAGGGCCTCTCGCATCCATGCATGCCTACAACTCTCGACTGCTTCTGAAATGACTAGCCATTGCCTCTGGCGGGTGTTCTGTTCTGGCCACAATTCCAGCTCTTCCTTGACAAGTAAAGCAAACATTGCAGCTTTGCACAAACCTTCAGGGCTGAACTCATCTTGGAGGGTTTTGCTTTTGAAATGGTAATGCCCTAGCAAATCCTGAGAAACAAAGGAAAGGAAACAAAGCTTGGTTGGCATGATCTCAATAAATAAGGAAACATACAGCCAGAAAGACATTTTTATCACACAATCTAAACAAATAAAATCtgaagaaaattacaattacaTCAATATAGCAAAACAATGGAACCCATGCCTTGTCTCAGGAATTAAGACAAATTGAGAGTATACTGAGGCTCACGAACAATGATTGTCGGCGCTGTGACCAGGACAAAAGATTCAGCCCCAACCATTTCTGCAGGTTTGTTTAGAAGCCTATTTGGAGACAATTGTATTTCAAAATCCACCATGACGCTTTAACATAGTCACACATGAGACTGGTGGAACAAATTCTCTATTTCCTTCATGTATAACTAATGGACTTCCAAGATAACCCCATCAAACATCCCTAGCTATATCTCCGAGTACAACATTTTGGGCTTCAATTAAAATAATTACCACACTTTAGGCAATATTAATTGCATAAACGGGTGTTGTAATGATCATTTAGGCACATGAAGTGTTTGTACACTTCTCTACGCAAGTCAAGTTCTTCCATTAAAATAGGCTTGTCCAGTTAATTAGTCAATCACCATAGGTCTAGAAAAGATTACTCAATTCCATTTATGGTCCAATCAACAATGTTCTTTTAAATAACAGGAGAAACATAAAGATGTATTTTCCAGCCAAAAATTATAATAAGAGATCCCACATATAATACCCATAGCCAGGAAGGTGAGGAATTATCATCAGTCCTACATACAACCTCCTTCAAACGGTCCATACAGAAAATACATAGCAATTGGGCAGTACTGGTTTCAGCATTGTGGTCAGAAACATCAAAACTTCAATGGATTCTTAGATTTTCTGTAGATCTGTAGTAACAAAATATGGCTTGCCATAATAACATCATGACCTTGACTTAACATTGTAACCAAGAGGAGAGGCAATACCACAGCTATCACCCAACTCAAGCCAACTAAGCCCTATCCAACTACTCAAGATTGTCTGTACGGGTTCTGTTCCACAATTACTCAAAGGGCACAACTGACATCATCTCCTGCACTCAATGgcttttctcaccacttcaaCCAGGTCTAATTCGGTATATACCTAGTCCTTCGAATACCCAActatttacaagatcttttatacATTACTGAGGTCAACTTTTTGGATTGAtaaatattgaaagaaaaaaattaaattgaccGATAATTAAACAGGAGGTAATATAAGGATGTGAATGGAATAATAAATATGAGGTATAAGAATGAAGCATAAGATGGAATCGATTGATATCACATATATAGATAGAGGCCCAATGCCGACTAATCTGCAATTTTcataccaaaagaagaaaaagatatataGATGATGAGTAATGATGAACTAAAGAAACTTCATAGATGGAACTAATGTACACCAAAATGCAGTCTAGATACAGCTACAGAATATCAtcaatcaaaatttatatcaaGTGTTGAAGAGGTAAATGTAAAGCCTGAAAAGAGTTGGCATATAGAATAGTTATCATCGTTATAGCacttaaaatgaaatttattttctactatGGCCTTTTGAAACATCTATCAAATGAATACATGAATGGTTGATGTCAGATTTGGAGCCATTTTTGGACTAGAAGTGCTTTAACTCAGCTCAACCTACGCAAGGTTTGATAGCTTATAAAGAGATGAAACCACATTCTCCAAAGAAGAGACCAGTTTCAAACAGAAATATGAGTGATTTTATGCTCCCTAAAGGAATCCCTCAACATATGGTATACTTCGTCATCAATCACAATTGAGATGATTGAGGCTCATCCAGCTTTCTATCTTTCAAAAGATATGGTCACTCCAACAAAATTACATATGCCTGAATCAATGTCTCATTGAAAAATCTGTCACAGATTCTTCTAATACACTCTCTGATGCAGTTCAAGGAAGAAAGCAGTTTCATATGTTGTTTGTGGTACTATTCACATGAACAGTGTTGTTAGCCCCATATGGACTAGTGGAATGGTGTTTCCTTGATGGAGATATTAGTATTTCTTTAGTTTAAGTTTCTATTTCCGTGTAATATTTAGTTATTAGCTTAGATTTGATTAGTCTTTAGTACCTTATATTTTGGTTAAAA harbors:
- the LOC122062387 gene encoding nudix hydrolase 16, mitochondrial-like; translated protein: MSDLVARTGRHQQRYEAGCRLVAGCIPFRCRDSDDSGDGESEKIVEVLMINSTSGPGLLFPKGGWENDETVEQAAVREAYEEAGVRGELMDLLGHYHFKSKTLQDEFSPEGLCKAAMFALLVKEELELWPEQNTRQRQWLVISEAVESCRHAWMREALEEGFSKWYADKMMNIEDHTISSYSSID